TCGATGTAGCCGTAGCCTCCGAAGACCTGGAGGGCGTTGTTCGCGGCACGGACGGCCGCCTCGGAGGCGTACAGCTTCGCCTTGGAGGCCGCGGTCGCGAAGTCCTGGCCGCGGTCGATCAGATCGGCGACCCGCCAGGTGAGCAGCCGGGCGGCGTCCACGTCGACGGCGATGTCGCTGATCAGCTCCTGCACGAGCTGGTACGCGGCGATGGGCTTGCCGAACTGCTCGCGCTCCCCGGCGTACCGGACGGCCGCGTCGAGGGCGGCCTGGGCGATGCCGACGCAGCCGGCGGCGACGGACATCCGGCCCTTGGCGAGGGCGGACATGGCGACGGTGAAGCCCTTGCCCTCGGGGCCGAGCATCGCGGCGGCGGGGACGCGGACGTCCTCGAGGACGAGTTCGGCGGTGGCCTGGCCGCGCAATCCGAGCTTGCCGTGGATGGCGCGGCGGGTGAGGCCGGGGGTGTCGGTGGGGATGAGGAAGGCGGAGACACCCCTGTGGCCGGGGGTGTCGTTGGTGCGGGCGAAGAGCAGCACCACATCGGCCCAGGTGCCGTTGGTGATGAACATCTTGGTGCCGCTGACGCGGTAGTCGTCGCCGTCGCGCACGGCCCGGGTGGCGAGGTTCCCGGCGTCGGATCCGGTGCCGGGCTCGGTGAGGCCGAAGCAGCCGAGCGCCTCGCCGGACGCGAGCCGGGGCAGCCACTCCCGCTTCTGCGCCTCGGTGCCCCAGGCGGCGACGGTCTTGGCCACCAGGCCGAGGGAGACGGAGACGATGCCGCGCACGGACGAGTCGCCGCGGCCGAGCTCCTCGGTGACGAGGCAGTACGCGAGGTGGTCGCCGCCGGAACCGCCGTACTCCTCCGGGATCGTGAGACCGAGGAAGCCGACGGCGCCGAGCTTCCTCACGATCGCCCGGTCCACCTCCTCGGCGCGGTCCCAGGCCACGGCGTGCGGGGCGACCTCGCGTGCGACGAAGTCCTCGGCGAGCCGCCGTACGGCTTCCTGCTCCTCGCTGAGTTCCAGATTCATACGGCGCCCACCTCACCCGACCATTTAATTACCACTGCTAGTTTTTTCGGTGCAGGCCTACTATGTGCGCCATGGCCCGACCGCGCAAGCCCCTGCTCAGCCGAGACCGCATCGTCGAGACGGCGGGCGCGCTCGTGGACGCCGAGGGCCTCGCCGCGCTCTCGACCCGCCGGCTCGCGGCCGAACTCGGGGTGAGCGGCCCCTCGCTCTACAACCACTTCCGCACCAAGGACGAGATCCTCGACGCCGTCGCGGACGCGGTGAGCGCGAAGATCGATCTGTCGATGTTCGCGGAGGACGACGGACGCGACTGGCAGACCGCGCTGCACGACTGGGCCGTCTCCTACCGGGCCGCCCTCGCCGACCACCCGCACATCGTCCCGGTCCTCGCCCAGGGCCCCGGCCGTCGTCCGGCGGGCCTGCGCGTCGCGGACGCCGTCTTCGGCGCGATGGTCCGCGCGGGCTGGCCGCCGGCCCAGGCCACCTCCATCGGCGCGCTGATGCGCTACTTCATCACCGGCTCCGCCCTCGGCTCCTTCGCACGCGGCTTCGTCGACGACGAGGCGGCCTACGACCCGGCCGACTACCCCCACCTCGGCCAGGCGCACCGCCTCGCCGAGCACCGGCAGAAGGTCGACGAGGGCGCCTTCGCCACCGGGCTGCGGGCTCTGCTCGACGGGTTGCGGCTCCAGTACGAGACCCAGGTGCGCGCGTCCGCGGCACGGGGCGTGACGCGCGCCGGGTCCTCGGCCCCGCACACGGCCCGCGGCGAGTCCGCGACGCCGCACGCGGTTAGCAGCGAGTCCTCGGCCCGTGGCGAGTCCGCGGCCCGCCCCTCCCCCGCGCAGGACGGTTCGGCCACCGCCGAAGGGTGAGTGCGGGAGGCTGGACGCATGGCAGCCAGTGACCTCGCCGCACTCGCGGCGCTCTTCGCGGACGAGACCCGCGCCGTGTTCCTGCTCGCCCTGCTCGACGGGCGGGCCTGGACCTCCGGAGAACTCGCCCGGCACGCGGGCGTGGCCCCGTCCACCGCCAGTGAACACCTCGGAAAGCTCGTCACCGGCGGGGTGCTCGCGGAGGAACGGCAGGGCCGCCACAGGTACGTGCGTCTCGCCGACCCCGGGATCGCGCATCTCGTCGAGGACCTGGCCACCCGGTCCGAGCCGGCGGTGCCCCCGCCGCCCCGCTCGCTGGGCGCCGCGAGCGCCGGACGGGCGATGGCCCGGGGCCGGACCTGCTACGACCACCTCGCCGGGCGGCTGGGCATCGCGATCACCGAGGCGATGACGGTTCGTGGACTGCTGCGCCAGGACACCGGGTTCGCGCTCACGGACCGGGGGCTCGCCTGGTTCGACGAGCTGGGCGTCCCTCTCGTACGCCGGGGGCGGCGGCCCGTCGCGCGCGGCTGCCTCGACTGGACCGAGCGCCGGCCGCACCTCGCGGGGCTCGCGGGCGCCGCGCTGTGCCGGCACGCGCTGGACGCCGAGTGGTGCGTACGGATCGGGTCCGAGCGGGCCGTGAAGGTGACCGGGCGGGGCGAGAGCGCGCTGTACGCGAACCTGGGCATCGCTCCGGAGGCGCTGCGATGAGGCCACTGCCGCCCGGCGGCGCGCGGCACGGCGACTCCGGCCCCCGTCGCGGCCCACGGCCCGGCCCCGACCTCGACGCGGGTCCCGGTCCCGACCTCGACGCCGGTCCCGGTCCCGGTCCCGGTCCTCGAGATATTGCGGTGAGCGCCGAAGGGTCCGCGCCCTACCGTCGAGCCATGCAGAAGCAATCCTCACGGCTCGCCCTCGCCGCCGCCGGTGTCACCGTCGTCCTGTGGGCCTCCGCCTTCGTCTCGATCCGCAGTGCGGGCGAGGCCTACTCCCCCGGCGCGCTCGCGCTCGGACGGCTGCTCGCCGGCGGTCTCGTCCTGGCAGCCGTCCTCCTCGTCCGGCGGGAGGGGCTGCCGCCCCGGGCGGCCTGGCCGGGGATCCTGGTCTCGGGCCTGCTCTGGTTCGGGGTGTACATGGTGGTGCTCAACTGGGGCGAGCAGGAGGTCGACGCCGGCACGGCGGCGATGGTGGTGAACATCGGCCCGATCCTGATCGCGCTGCTCGGCGCCCGCTTCCTGAGGGAGTCCCTCCCGCCGCGGCTGCTCGCGGGCATGGCGGTCTCCTTCGCCGGCGCGGTGGTCGTCGGCCTCTCCATGTCCCGCGCCTCCTCCGGGGCGCACGCCTCGCTGCTCGGCGTACTCCTGTGTGTCCTGGCGGCGATGGCGTACGCGGGCGGGGTCGTGGCGCAGAAGCCGGCGCTCGCCCACGGCAGTGCGCTCCAGGTGACGACGTTCGGGTGCCTGGTGGGGGCGGTGGCCTGTCTGCCGTTCGCCGGGCAGCTGGTCGACGAGGCGGGCCGGGCCCCGCTGTCGGCGACGCTGAACATGCTCTATCTGGGGGTGTTCCCGACCGCGCTCGCCTTCACGACCTGGGCCTACGCACTGGCCCGGACGACCGCGGGGCGGATGGGCGCGACGACGTACGCGGTGCCCGCTCTGGTGGTGCTGATGGCGTGGCTGTTCCTCGGCGAACTGCCCGGGCCGCTCACCCTCGCCGGGGGCGCGCTGTGCCTGGCGGGTGTGGCCGTATCCCGCTCACGCGCGCGAACCTCCGTCGGCGCCGGAACGGCTGAATCCACCTGACAGGGCATGGCTTCGGTTCCGGACACTTCACGCGCCCTCGGCATGGGGTGTGCGCCCGCGACCTGGAAGGGAGAAGCCCGTCAAGCCCCAGATTCGGCCGGTGGAGCGAGAGGGCACGTTTCATGGCCCCCCGGCCGGATAGTTTCGAGTCGGTCACAGGCGCGGGCCGGAACATCACGCTCCGGCACCTTCTGGCAAGCCGACGGGGGAGCTCATGGCGATACAGCAGCGGGCGGAACGCACAAGACAGGAAATCCTGTCGGCGGCCGCGAGGGTGTTCGACAGGAACGGGTACGAGCGGGCCTCGCTCGCCAGGATCGCCGGCGAGGCAAGGGTGACCACCGGCGCCCTGGTCTTCCACTTCGCGACGAAGGCGGAGCTCGCGACGGCGGTCCACGGGCGGGCCCACGCGGCCACCCGGATCACGGTCGAGTCGGCGTGCCTGTCGACGGAGGGCGTCGGCGGCACGGCGATCGACAAGCTGGTGATCGCCACGCACGCGCTGATCCGGCTCTTCGAGACCGACCCGACGGCGCGGGCGGGTGAACGTCTCGCGCGGGAACTCCAATTAGCCGACCCGGGGTTCACCCGGGACTGCCCCTGGCGGCGCGAGGTGGCGCGCCTGGCCCGCTACGCGGAGGCAGAGAAGGCCCTGCGTCCCGGCGTGGACGCGACGGCCGTCGCCGCGCTGATCGGCTACGTGATCACCGGTGTCGAGCTGGAGATGCGCTGTCCGAACGGTCCGTCCGACGAGTGCTGGCCCACCGACGACCCCAGGGGCGCCGACAGCGGCGCCCTGCACGGCCCCGCAGAACAACGGCTCGACCGCATCTGGAAGTTGATCCTCCCGGGCCTGGTCCATCCGGCCGGGAGAAGGCCCGGCGCCTAGCCGCGCGGCCACCCCGGGAGCGGCGCCCGGCTCGCGGGCCGCCCCGGGAGCGGCGCCCGGCTCGCGGCCCGCCCCGGGAGCGGCGCCCGGCTCGCGGCCCGCCCCGCCTCACTCCCCCGAACGCAGCAGCTGGCGCGCGAAGTCGGCGAGGGAGCGGCCGACGCGTTCGGCCGAGAGGCCGAGTTCGTGCCGCTGGAACTGGTAGAGCTCGGGTGACAGCGGGCTGAGCGCGATGTCGATCAGCGGGTCCGGGTCCTGGATCCCGTGGCCGACGAGCAGCGTGCGGACGTGCACGCGCCAGAAGCCGTACGCGCCCGTCCGGAAGCGCGCGGGACCGGTCTCGGCGCCGAGGGCCAGCGGCAGGTGCCGTTCCAGGAGGTCGAGCATCGCCAGGTAGAACGCCGCCAGCCGCTCCCCCGCGGGCGCGCCGGGGCCGAGCGGCGGCGGGCCGTAGATGAGCTGGCCCTGGAGGCGGCGCTCGTGCTCGTCGAGCAGCGCGACGGCGACCGAAGAGGGATCGGGGAAGCTCCGGTAGAGCGTGGCCCGGCCCACCCCGGCGGCCTTGGCGATCCGGTCCATGGTGACCGTTCTCGGATCCTGCTGGGCGAAGAGCTGCTCGGCCGCCGCCAGGATCTGGGCACGGTTGCGCTCCGCGTCCGCGCGTCTGCGCGGGGCGACCGGCTGGTCGTCCGCGGCCTGGAGATCACCGAGGAGCCCGCCGACCCGGTGGACGGAGGCGGCTCCACGACCCCGCTGCTCGTCGTCGCTCATGGACCTGACCTTACTTCCCCTGGAGCTAAGTGGACACCTTGTCCGTTTGGCATGTCGCGTGGCATGCTAAACGGACTCACTGTCCACTTATCCGCTCGCCATCCCGCCCCAGGGAGATCCAGATGCACACCGCGCTCCTCGCCGCGGCCCTGCTGGTCGGCTGCCTCCTGGCCGTCCAGGCCTCGGTGAACCTCCAGCTCAACTCGGCCGTCGGCACCCCGTACGGCGCCTCGACCATCCAGCTCGGCGTCGCGACCGGTCTGCTGACCGTGCTCGCGGTGGCGGCCGGAGCGCTCGGCGCGCTCGGCAAACTGCCCGACGTCGAGCCCTGGCAGCTGCTCGGCGGACTCGCCAGTCCGCTCTACATCACCAGCGGCATCCTGCTCTTCCCACGGCTCGGCGCCCTCGCCGCCGTCGGACTCTTCGTCACCGGCCAGATGTTCGCCTCGCTCGCGCTCGACCTCTTCGGTCTCCTCGGTCTCGAGCAGCAGGACCTGACCGCCGGGATCGTCATCGGCGCCGTGGCCGTGCTCGCCGGAATCGTCGTGATCATCCGGGGCATGAAGGCGGCGGCCCCTCCCGGCGCCCCCAAGATGTCGAGCGCCGGCCGGGCCGGCTGGCTCGCCCTCGGCGTCGTCGCCGGAGCCGTGCTGCCCGTGCAGGGCGCGGTCAACGCCCAGCTGCGCGCCCAGCTCAAGCAGCCCGTCACCGTCGCCGTGATCAGCTTCGCCGTGGCGACCTTCACCATCGCCGTCGTCCTGCTCGTGCTGTACGCGACCCGGAAGACCCCCAAGCCCAAGATCGCCCCGCTGAAGAAGATGCCCTGGTGGGGCTGGCTCGGTGGCGCCTGCGCCGCCGCCTACGTCACCGGCACCTTCCTGCTCATCCCCGAGATCGGGGCCGCCGTGACCATCGCGCTCACCGTGACCGGGCAGCAGCTCACCTCGGCCCTGATCGACCACAAGGGCCTCTTCAAGCTCCCCCAGCGTTCCCTCACGAAGCCGCGCGCCCTGGGTCTCGCCCTGCTGATCGCAGGCTCCCTCACCATCCAGCTCGTCTGACCGAGGCCGGCACTCCCCCGGGCCCCCGCCCGGGGGCCACGGCCCGCACGGTGCGTCATGAAAGGTGTGTCATGAAAGCGTCCTACACCGCCGGGCCGGACCTCCACGTCCTCCCCTCGGCACTGCCCATCCCGGGCCTCGGCGACCAGCCGGTGAACGCCTTCCTCCTCCGGTCCGGCCAGCCGATCCTCGTGGACACCGGCATGCCCGTGGACCGGGAGGGCTTCCTGGAATCCCTCTGGTCGCTGATCGAGCCGGCCGATCTGCGCTGGATCGTCGTCACCCACGACGACCGCGACCACACCGGCGCCCTCGCCCGGATCCTGGAGGCCTCGCCCAACGCGAAGGTCCTCACCAACGCAATATCGCTGACACGAATATCGGAAGAGTTCAGCATTCCGCAGGATCGGGTCGTCACCGCGAACCCGGGAAGCCGCGTGAAAGTCGGCGACCGTGAGCTGAGTTTTCACCGGCCGCCCACTTTCGATTCACCCGGAACTCTCGCCGTGTTCGACCATTCCGATGGCACGCTCTACAGCTCCGACAGTTTCGGGACCGTCGTCGAGGAAATCAGCCAGGAGTTCACCGACCTTTCGGAGGCTGAATTCTTCCACGGCTTCGAGGTCCTGAACCGGGCGATAGCCCCGTGGACCGCGCTGGTCGACGAGACGAAATTCCTCCGGCCGGTGCACGAGCTGGCCGCCCTGCGCCCCGCGAAGCTGCTGAGCGCCCATGGGCCGACCGTCCGCGAGGCCGCCGTACCGCGGCTCTTCGAGGCGATGGCCCGTATCCCCTCCCTGCCCGCCTGGCTGCCCGGCGCCGACCTCGACCTCGAGGCCGCGCTCGACGCCGTCGAGCCCCCCGCCGCCTGAGATCCCCGCACCA
This sequence is a window from Streptomyces sp. NBC_00691. Protein-coding genes within it:
- a CDS encoding acyl-CoA dehydrogenase family protein, whose translation is MNLELSEEQEAVRRLAEDFVAREVAPHAVAWDRAEEVDRAIVRKLGAVGFLGLTIPEEYGGSGGDHLAYCLVTEELGRGDSSVRGIVSVSLGLVAKTVAAWGTEAQKREWLPRLASGEALGCFGLTEPGTGSDAGNLATRAVRDGDDYRVSGTKMFITNGTWADVVLLFARTNDTPGHRGVSAFLIPTDTPGLTRRAIHGKLGLRGQATAELVLEDVRVPAAAMLGPEGKGFTVAMSALAKGRMSVAAGCVGIAQAALDAAVRYAGEREQFGKPIAAYQLVQELISDIAVDVDAARLLTWRVADLIDRGQDFATAASKAKLYASEAAVRAANNALQVFGGYGYIDEYPVGKLLRDARVMTLYEGTSQIQKLIIGRALTGVSAF
- a CDS encoding ArsR/SmtB family transcription factor — translated: MAASDLAALAALFADETRAVFLLALLDGRAWTSGELARHAGVAPSTASEHLGKLVTGGVLAEERQGRHRYVRLADPGIAHLVEDLATRSEPAVPPPPRSLGAASAGRAMARGRTCYDHLAGRLGIAITEAMTVRGLLRQDTGFALTDRGLAWFDELGVPLVRRGRRPVARGCLDWTERRPHLAGLAGAALCRHALDAEWCVRIGSERAVKVTGRGESALYANLGIAPEALR
- a CDS encoding DMT family transporter; the protein is MQKQSSRLALAAAGVTVVLWASAFVSIRSAGEAYSPGALALGRLLAGGLVLAAVLLVRREGLPPRAAWPGILVSGLLWFGVYMVVLNWGEQEVDAGTAAMVVNIGPILIALLGARFLRESLPPRLLAGMAVSFAGAVVVGLSMSRASSGAHASLLGVLLCVLAAMAYAGGVVAQKPALAHGSALQVTTFGCLVGAVACLPFAGQLVDEAGRAPLSATLNMLYLGVFPTALAFTTWAYALARTTAGRMGATTYAVPALVVLMAWLFLGELPGPLTLAGGALCLAGVAVSRSRARTSVGAGTAEST
- a CDS encoding TetR family transcriptional regulator, whose amino-acid sequence is MAIQQRAERTRQEILSAAARVFDRNGYERASLARIAGEARVTTGALVFHFATKAELATAVHGRAHAATRITVESACLSTEGVGGTAIDKLVIATHALIRLFETDPTARAGERLARELQLADPGFTRDCPWRREVARLARYAEAEKALRPGVDATAVAALIGYVITGVELEMRCPNGPSDECWPTDDPRGADSGALHGPAEQRLDRIWKLILPGLVHPAGRRPGA
- a CDS encoding TetR/AcrR family transcriptional regulator; its protein translation is MSDDEQRGRGAASVHRVGGLLGDLQAADDQPVAPRRRADAERNRAQILAAAEQLFAQQDPRTVTMDRIAKAAGVGRATLYRSFPDPSSVAVALLDEHERRLQGQLIYGPPPLGPGAPAGERLAAFYLAMLDLLERHLPLALGAETGPARFRTGAYGFWRVHVRTLLVGHGIQDPDPLIDIALSPLSPELYQFQRHELGLSAERVGRSLADFARQLLRSGE
- a CDS encoding DMT family transporter gives rise to the protein MHTALLAAALLVGCLLAVQASVNLQLNSAVGTPYGASTIQLGVATGLLTVLAVAAGALGALGKLPDVEPWQLLGGLASPLYITSGILLFPRLGALAAVGLFVTGQMFASLALDLFGLLGLEQQDLTAGIVIGAVAVLAGIVVIIRGMKAAAPPGAPKMSSAGRAGWLALGVVAGAVLPVQGAVNAQLRAQLKQPVTVAVISFAVATFTIAVVLLVLYATRKTPKPKIAPLKKMPWWGWLGGACAAAYVTGTFLLIPEIGAAVTIALTVTGQQLTSALIDHKGLFKLPQRSLTKPRALGLALLIAGSLTIQLV
- a CDS encoding MBL fold metallo-hydrolase; the protein is MKASYTAGPDLHVLPSALPIPGLGDQPVNAFLLRSGQPILVDTGMPVDREGFLESLWSLIEPADLRWIVVTHDDRDHTGALARILEASPNAKVLTNAISLTRISEEFSIPQDRVVTANPGSRVKVGDRELSFHRPPTFDSPGTLAVFDHSDGTLYSSDSFGTVVEEISQEFTDLSEAEFFHGFEVLNRAIAPWTALVDETKFLRPVHELAALRPAKLLSAHGPTVREAAVPRLFEAMARIPSLPAWLPGADLDLEAALDAVEPPAA